The Streptomyces sp. Je 1-332 genome has a window encoding:
- a CDS encoding DUF2267 domain-containing protein — MNQPVEVLLDRVQERGGYAERQEAAGAVQGVLEVLGEHLVGDDRTDLARLLPRQCGPLLTAGSPASEPLTPADFVAAVGARVDVDAGQARRAVTAVLATVAEVADDALLRRILTQLPPGHAGLFGRTDPT; from the coding sequence ATGAACCAGCCCGTGGAAGTGCTGCTTGACCGGGTCCAGGAACGCGGAGGCTACGCGGAACGGCAGGAGGCCGCCGGAGCGGTGCAGGGTGTCCTCGAAGTCCTGGGGGAGCACCTGGTGGGGGACGACCGCACCGATCTCGCCCGCCTGCTGCCCCGCCAGTGCGGTCCCTTGCTCACCGCGGGGTCACCGGCGAGCGAACCCCTGACGCCCGCGGACTTCGTCGCGGCGGTCGGCGCACGCGTCGACGTCGACGCGGGGCAGGCACGCCGCGCCGTCACCGCGGTGCTCGCCACCGTCGCGGAGGTCGCCGACGACGCCCTGCTGCGCCGCATCCTCACCCAGCTTCCGCCGGGGCACGCCGGTCTCTTCGGCCGTACGGACCCCACATGA
- a CDS encoding STAS domain-containing protein, with the protein MSTETHRLTITELASCSDSAVLRVSGELDQSCEEYFLRTLGASVEAGHRHLVLDVTALMFCDSRGLNCLLAVRWLLARREGKLLLAGAGRRLSEMLVLTGSTELLPVHRTVGQALQSLPADQRPQWPPTEP; encoded by the coding sequence ATGTCCACTGAGACCCATCGCCTGACCATCACCGAGCTCGCGAGTTGCTCCGACTCCGCGGTGCTGCGGGTCAGCGGCGAGCTCGACCAGTCATGCGAGGAGTACTTTCTGCGTACCCTCGGCGCTTCCGTCGAGGCCGGGCACCGGCATCTGGTCCTGGACGTGACGGCGCTGATGTTCTGCGACTCGCGTGGACTCAACTGCCTGCTCGCCGTGCGCTGGCTGCTCGCCCGCCGCGAGGGCAAGCTGCTGCTCGCGGGCGCGGGGCGCCGCCTCTCGGAGATGCTGGTGCTGACGGGCAGCACGGAACTGCTCCCCGTCCACCGCACGGTCGGCCAGGCCCTGCAGTCCCTCCCGGCCGACCAGCGCCCCCAGTGGCCGCCGACGGAGCCGTAG
- a CDS encoding PRC-barrel domain-containing protein, with product MITLMLAADLTKRPVVTLGGEAVAQVKDTVFDASGGQITGFTLAGRGLLSGPLKQSLPWSGVHALGPDAVMIPSDEVLQARDAVVDKGEAGTGHVRGARVLSDGGLELGTVLDAVVEGGASGRVVGFEVATTEAMGRHERRAFLLAPGQLAMTGETLVIPAQLAGQAVDDLAALAVAWDRTRNRTAGETAFRKGDYR from the coding sequence ATGATCACGCTGATGCTCGCCGCCGACCTGACCAAGCGGCCCGTGGTCACGCTCGGCGGGGAAGCGGTGGCCCAGGTCAAGGACACCGTCTTCGACGCCTCGGGCGGACAGATCACCGGTTTCACGCTGGCGGGCCGAGGACTGCTGTCCGGCCCGCTCAAACAGAGCCTGCCCTGGTCCGGTGTCCACGCGCTGGGCCCGGATGCGGTGATGATCCCCTCCGATGAGGTTCTGCAGGCCAGGGACGCGGTGGTGGACAAGGGCGAGGCCGGCACCGGCCACGTGCGCGGAGCCCGCGTACTGAGCGACGGGGGCCTTGAGCTGGGCACGGTGCTGGACGCTGTGGTCGAAGGGGGCGCCAGTGGCCGGGTGGTCGGTTTCGAGGTCGCGACCACCGAGGCGATGGGCCGTCACGAACGCAGGGCCTTCCTGCTCGCGCCCGGCCAACTGGCCATGACCGGGGAGACGTTGGTGATCCCGGCCCAGCTCGCCGGGCAAGCGGTGGACGACCTCGCCGCGCTCGCCGTGGCATGGGACCGGACCCGGAACCGGACCGCGGGCGAGACGGCATTCCGGAAGGGGGACTACCGATGA
- a CDS encoding VanZ family protein gives MARTVPQGKATKEAGSPSAPGTPPLAGWARAMAMLLAFAGTVVFAVLLARLTLEPSAASEPLTHSNLRPGDSIQDYLAQPAFRDTVKQLGGNIVLGLPFGMLLPVLVPRARGLIRVIAATALVMLLVELAQGFLVTGRAFDIDDVLLNTTGAVLGYLLIGRRLGRAVHPRRKHWWHRFTKRETAAGRTPGQDGVTRSGGRRSAGRGR, from the coding sequence ATGGCACGGACAGTTCCGCAGGGCAAGGCGACGAAGGAAGCAGGCAGCCCGAGCGCTCCCGGCACGCCCCCGCTCGCCGGGTGGGCACGCGCGATGGCCATGCTGCTCGCCTTCGCGGGGACGGTGGTCTTCGCCGTGCTCCTTGCCCGGCTGACGCTGGAACCCTCGGCCGCCTCCGAGCCCCTGACACACAGCAATCTGCGCCCGGGCGACTCGATCCAGGACTATCTGGCGCAGCCCGCGTTCCGCGACACCGTCAAGCAGCTCGGCGGCAACATCGTGCTCGGACTGCCGTTCGGCATGCTGCTGCCGGTGCTCGTCCCTCGTGCCCGGGGGCTCATACGGGTCATAGCCGCCACGGCGCTGGTGATGCTGCTCGTCGAACTCGCCCAGGGCTTCCTGGTCACCGGGCGGGCCTTCGACATCGACGACGTACTGCTCAACACCACCGGCGCCGTGCTCGGTTACCTGCTGATCGGCCGCAGGCTCGGCCGTGCCGTGCACCCGCGCCGCAAGCACTGGTGGCACCGCTTCACGAAGCGGGAGACCGCCGCCGGCCGGACACCGGGGCAGGACGGGGTCACGCGGTCAGGCGGCCGACGGTCTGCGGGTCGAGGCCGGTGA
- a CDS encoding DUF6003 family protein, producing MADDAYLFLLPERHPRLGTALAAAGALECTQTPAVHGWLQAHDVSASSELVRILPADAEALIPEDAERLPVPLSEEEALRVQQECAPQSVTDMESELLEFRETTQDWEALVHRALAAGIPAPRIARLTGLDPQTVGRLTA from the coding sequence ATGGCTGATGACGCTTACCTCTTCCTGCTTCCCGAGCGGCACCCACGTCTGGGCACGGCGCTGGCCGCCGCGGGCGCCCTGGAGTGCACACAGACCCCGGCCGTCCACGGCTGGCTCCAGGCGCACGACGTGTCGGCCTCTTCCGAACTCGTCCGGATTCTGCCCGCCGACGCGGAGGCCCTGATCCCCGAGGACGCCGAGCGTCTTCCGGTGCCGTTGAGCGAGGAGGAGGCGCTGCGGGTCCAGCAGGAGTGCGCGCCCCAGTCCGTCACGGACATGGAGAGCGAACTCCTGGAGTTCCGGGAGACGACCCAGGACTGGGAGGCCCTGGTGCACCGGGCGCTGGCCGCGGGCATCCCCGCGCCGCGCATCGCCCGCCTCACCGGCCTCGACCCGCAGACCGTCGGCCGCCTGACCGCGTGA
- a CDS encoding GAF domain-containing protein, which yields MPEESPSVVHDVSVAAAVGRHALPNRLCTAFTQSLGAQRAALSWLPRLEDWQLLHATDERALQAEAAQFTRADGPSVSAALGMRPVFVPDLRDRSCRTGPPLAEELPGTRRVLALPLHDRRTTPLGVLCLYYTEHTDVTDRHITHAKRAAALALDALLRWRPVHDAGSGCRRPVWTTSTRAARWERIHQAADYVAARQECPVAEGLAWLQEVSARDGHSLLDVADTVLQPSLAHHHDGGPEGRIGHEPARGSAA from the coding sequence ATGCCGGAGGAATCACCGTCGGTCGTGCACGACGTGTCGGTCGCGGCAGCTGTCGGCCGCCACGCGCTGCCGAACCGGCTCTGCACCGCGTTCACCCAGTCCCTCGGCGCACAGCGCGCTGCCCTGTCCTGGTTGCCCCGGCTCGAGGACTGGCAACTGCTGCACGCCACCGACGAACGCGCCCTGCAGGCCGAGGCGGCGCAGTTCACCCGCGCCGACGGCCCCTCCGTCAGTGCGGCTCTTGGGATGCGGCCCGTGTTCGTGCCGGACCTGCGCGACCGTTCCTGCCGCACCGGACCGCCCCTGGCGGAGGAACTGCCGGGCACCCGGCGGGTCCTGGCGCTCCCGCTGCACGACCGCCGGACAACACCGCTGGGCGTGCTGTGCCTCTACTACACCGAGCACACCGACGTGACCGACCGCCACATCACCCACGCCAAGCGCGCCGCCGCCCTGGCGCTCGACGCCCTGCTGCGCTGGCGGCCCGTGCACGACGCGGGCAGCGGCTGCCGGCGCCCTGTGTGGACCACCAGCACACGCGCTGCACGCTGGGAGCGCATCCACCAGGCGGCCGACTACGTCGCCGCCCGTCAGGAGTGCCCCGTCGCCGAAGGGCTGGCGTGGCTCCAGGAGGTGAGCGCACGCGACGGCCACTCCCTGCTCGACGTGGCCGACACCGTCCTGCAGCCCTCCCTCGCCCACCACCACGACGGCGGGCCCGAAGGAAGGATCGGCCATGAACCAGCCCGTGGAAGTGCTGCTTGA
- a CDS encoding RNA polymerase sigma factor SigF, with product MTVATAAIGTSTDSGTTELPDIVSPQEVGPQDARALSQLFFARLATLEEGTPEHQYARNTLIEMNMSLVRYAAGRFRHRGDEMEDIVQVGTIGLIKAIDRFELSREVQFATFAVPYIVGEIKRFFRDTSWAVHVPRRLQEARVELAKATEELSTRLGRAPRVSELAELMGLTEDEVIEARTAANGYNSTSLDAAVHGDSDEGEAALTDFIGAEDPAMELVEDFHALAPLLAGLDERDRQILRLRFVDELTQSQIGEHLGVSQMHVSRLLSRTLSRLREGMLTTR from the coding sequence CACGGACTCCGGCACCACGGAGCTGCCGGATATCGTCTCTCCCCAGGAGGTCGGGCCGCAGGACGCCCGGGCTCTGTCGCAGCTGTTCTTCGCCCGGCTCGCCACGCTGGAAGAGGGCACGCCGGAGCACCAGTACGCCCGCAACACCCTCATCGAGATGAACATGTCCCTGGTCCGGTACGCCGCCGGGCGGTTCCGTCACCGCGGTGACGAGATGGAGGACATCGTCCAGGTCGGCACGATCGGCCTGATCAAGGCCATCGACCGGTTCGAACTCTCGCGCGAGGTCCAGTTCGCCACGTTCGCCGTGCCGTACATCGTCGGGGAGATCAAGCGGTTCTTCCGTGACACCTCCTGGGCCGTGCACGTTCCGCGCCGCCTCCAGGAGGCCCGCGTCGAACTCGCCAAGGCCACCGAGGAGCTCAGCACGCGCCTCGGCCGCGCCCCCAGGGTCAGCGAACTCGCCGAGCTGATGGGTCTCACCGAGGACGAGGTCATCGAGGCCCGTACGGCCGCCAACGGCTACAACTCCACGTCCCTCGACGCGGCTGTCCACGGCGACAGCGACGAGGGCGAGGCCGCCCTCACCGACTTCATCGGCGCGGAGGACCCCGCCATGGAGCTCGTGGAGGACTTCCACGCACTGGCCCCGCTGCTCGCCGGTCTCGACGAGCGCGACCGGCAGATCCTGCGGCTGCGGTTCGTCGACGAACTCACCCAGTCACAGATCGGCGAGCACCTCGGCGTCTCCCAGATGCATGTCTCGCGCCTGCTTTCCCGTACGCTGTCCCGCCTGCGCGAGGGCATGCTCACCACGCGTTGA
- a CDS encoding FUSC family protein, with protein MLKRVFVAPDPGRARLRFAARAVIGIALAVAVCGLAGHSLVAAITGGLAALLALFTVSDATVRGQALTTALLPVVGFPVLALAAVLHDVPVARDVAFLGVLGAGVYARRWGPRGHSLGVFAFMMFFATQFLHTGPGQLPELFAAILLSLCASSGVRFALWCYERRLPPVAVPVVPGGRGLARTTTRQAIQATLGGAFALAAGQIVSHERWYWAVGATWWVFVNTASSGETLVRSFRRVLGTVIGIGAGFVLALPLHGAPVPSAVLVAVCVFGIFYTAAVSYTWMMLAVTVMAGVLYGLLGVLDPGLLALRVAETGVGALGAVLAVLLVLPVTTHATTNAWIERALRCVHHCTAEAAARLAGSASADPAPRVAELEQLLGKVRFSLAPLVHPFSPLRARKARARQVLALLDACAREVRGLASIAADPEASHDDRLAAACWRVEAAVEALTAPEAARGPAADAVTLPHPSSVEPVLAHLHGLEKALVELAEPLRSPTRTPLIGA; from the coding sequence GTGCTGAAGAGGGTGTTCGTGGCGCCGGATCCGGGACGGGCGCGGTTGCGGTTCGCCGCTCGGGCCGTCATCGGCATCGCGCTCGCGGTGGCCGTGTGCGGTCTGGCCGGACACTCGCTCGTCGCGGCGATCACCGGTGGCCTCGCGGCGCTGCTCGCCCTGTTCACGGTCAGCGACGCGACGGTACGGGGGCAGGCCCTCACCACGGCTCTGCTGCCCGTCGTCGGGTTCCCCGTGCTCGCTCTCGCCGCGGTGCTGCACGACGTGCCCGTGGCGCGGGACGTCGCCTTCCTCGGCGTGCTGGGCGCGGGCGTGTACGCGCGGCGGTGGGGGCCGCGCGGGCACTCGCTCGGCGTGTTCGCGTTCATGATGTTCTTCGCGACCCAGTTCCTGCACACGGGACCGGGGCAGCTGCCCGAACTGTTCGCCGCCATCCTGCTGTCGCTGTGCGCCTCGTCGGGCGTACGGTTCGCGCTCTGGTGCTACGAGCGCCGCCTGCCGCCCGTGGCCGTGCCCGTCGTGCCGGGAGGCAGGGGCCTGGCCAGGACGACCACCCGGCAGGCGATTCAGGCGACGCTCGGCGGCGCCTTCGCGCTCGCCGCGGGACAGATCGTGTCCCACGAGCGCTGGTACTGGGCCGTGGGCGCCACCTGGTGGGTGTTCGTGAACACCGCATCGAGCGGGGAGACGCTGGTGCGCAGCTTCCGGCGGGTGCTCGGCACGGTCATCGGCATCGGCGCGGGCTTCGTCCTCGCGCTCCCGCTGCACGGTGCGCCGGTGCCCTCGGCGGTCCTCGTCGCCGTCTGCGTCTTCGGGATCTTCTACACCGCCGCCGTCTCCTACACCTGGATGATGCTCGCGGTCACCGTCATGGCCGGGGTGCTCTACGGCCTGCTCGGGGTCCTGGACCCGGGGCTGCTCGCCCTGCGGGTCGCGGAGACCGGCGTGGGGGCGCTCGGCGCCGTCCTCGCCGTGCTCCTCGTCCTGCCCGTCACCACGCACGCCACGACCAACGCCTGGATCGAGCGTGCCCTGCGGTGCGTGCACCACTGCACCGCGGAGGCCGCCGCCCGGCTCGCGGGATCCGCGAGCGCCGACCCGGCTCCGCGCGTCGCCGAGCTGGAGCAGCTCCTCGGGAAGGTGCGGTTCTCGCTCGCGCCCCTGGTGCACCCCTTCAGCCCGCTGCGGGCCCGCAAGGCACGCGCCCGCCAGGTGCTCGCACTGCTCGACGCCTGCGCCCGCGAGGTCCGGGGGCTCGCCTCGATCGCGGCGGACCCCGAGGCCTCGCACGACGACCGGCTCGCCGCCGCCTGCTGGCGTGTGGAGGCCGCCGTGGAGGCACTCACCGCGCCGGAGGCGGCGCGGGGCCCGGCAGCCGACGCCGTCACCCTGCCGCACCCCTCCAGCGTCGAGCCCGTCCTCGCCCATCTGCACGGTCTGGAGAAGGCGCTCGTCGAACTGGCCGAGCCGCTGCGCAGCCCGACTCGTACGCCCTTGATCGGTGCCTGA